From Amycolatopsis sp. cg9, one genomic window encodes:
- a CDS encoding multicopper oxidase family protein: MREPTRRQVLGLGAFGLLAATGLATAAGLARRPPVTGAELRSAVPLPPPYTVPLPVPAVLKPVAPGRYELTQRVAELEILPGIRTPMWTYDGTFPGPTIESRRGRPVTVTHRNELPVPTVVHLHGGRTPAASDGYPTDLVLPPGWVDHHAMPDPRAVRTEGTRDYTFPLDQRPALLWYHDHRMDFTAPALWRGLAGLHIVRDDAEEALGLPAGERELPLVLTDRAFAADGTLDYPSVDATLRDRPGVRDSFLGGVLGDVILVNGAPWPVHEADAARYRLRLLNASNARHYELEAVTDDGRRLPLTQIGADQGLLAAPVTHLSLPIAPAERYDVVVDFAGVPVGGRVRLLNRLGAGRTADVLAFRIARRAADDSRVPPVPAADLPSWGPPVRVREFSFSAGQVPGGHGWVIGGRPFDPARTDVTVRLGDVEVWRLVADVHHPVHLHLAAFRVLSRGGRPPLPHDGGLKDTVALRPGEAVEVVTRFDGYRGRYLLHCHNAEHEDMGMMANLEVV, translated from the coding sequence ATGCGTGAGCCGACCCGGCGCCAGGTCCTCGGCCTCGGGGCGTTCGGCCTGCTGGCCGCGACCGGCCTGGCCACCGCGGCCGGCCTGGCCCGGCGCCCGCCGGTCACCGGCGCCGAACTCCGCAGCGCCGTCCCGCTGCCTCCGCCGTACACCGTGCCGCTGCCCGTGCCCGCCGTCCTGAAGCCGGTCGCGCCGGGCCGCTACGAGCTCACCCAGCGCGTGGCGGAACTGGAGATCCTGCCCGGGATCCGGACGCCGATGTGGACCTACGACGGCACCTTCCCCGGCCCGACGATCGAATCGCGGCGCGGCCGGCCGGTGACCGTGACCCACCGCAACGAGCTGCCGGTGCCGACCGTGGTGCACCTGCACGGCGGGCGGACCCCGGCCGCGTCGGACGGCTACCCGACCGACCTCGTGCTGCCCCCGGGCTGGGTGGACCACCACGCCATGCCCGACCCGCGGGCGGTGCGCACCGAAGGGACGCGCGACTACACGTTCCCGCTGGACCAGCGCCCGGCGCTGCTCTGGTATCACGACCACCGGATGGACTTCACCGCGCCGGCGCTCTGGCGCGGCCTCGCCGGGCTCCACATCGTCCGCGACGACGCCGAAGAGGCGCTCGGCCTGCCCGCCGGGGAACGCGAACTGCCGCTGGTGCTCACCGATCGCGCGTTCGCCGCGGACGGGACGCTCGACTACCCGTCGGTCGACGCGACGCTGCGGGACCGGCCCGGGGTGCGGGACAGCTTCCTCGGCGGGGTGCTTGGCGACGTCATCCTGGTGAACGGCGCGCCGTGGCCGGTGCACGAAGCCGACGCGGCCCGGTACCGGCTGCGCCTGCTCAACGCCTCGAACGCCCGGCACTACGAGCTCGAAGCCGTCACCGACGACGGACGGCGGCTGCCGCTCACGCAGATCGGCGCGGACCAGGGCCTGCTCGCGGCGCCGGTCACGCACCTCTCGCTGCCGATCGCGCCCGCCGAGCGCTACGACGTGGTCGTCGACTTCGCGGGGGTGCCGGTGGGCGGCCGCGTCCGGCTGCTCAACCGGCTCGGTGCCGGGCGGACCGCGGACGTGCTGGCGTTCCGGATCGCGCGCCGCGCGGCCGACGACAGCCGGGTCCCGCCGGTGCCGGCGGCGGACCTGCCGTCGTGGGGCCCGCCCGTGCGCGTGCGCGAGTTCTCCTTCAGCGCCGGGCAGGTGCCCGGCGGGCACGGCTGGGTGATCGGCGGGCGGCCGTTCGACCCGGCCCGCACCGACGTCACCGTCCGGCTCGGCGACGTCGAGGTGTGGCGGCTGGTCGCGGACGTCCACCACCCGGTCCACCTGCACCTCGCCGCGTTCCGGGTGCTCTCCCGCGGCGGGCGGCCGCCGCTGCCGCACGACGGCGGCCTCAAGGACACCGTCGCGCTCCGCCCGGGTGAAGCGGTGGAGGTCGTCACCCGGTTCGACGGCTACCGCGGGCGGTACCTCTTGCACTGCCACAACGCCGAACACGAAGACATGGGCATGATGGCCAACCTCGAAGTCGTCTGA
- a CDS encoding LysR family transcriptional regulator, which produces MDLGTLRQFLVVARLEHLSRAAEELRVAQPSLSRTIARLEAELGTPLFDRAGRLRLNDAGKLFRGYVERSLGELDAGRRAVAETSGEGYGTVRLASESFLTLTGSLAAFKRAHPAVEVVLHQLPADEMARALRAKEIDLCVASQPILADGLAGAELLDEPVWVATPVGHRLAGRASVRVEDLADEPFITARRGHWHRRLLDRLFAARDLTPKIVFEGDEPGAIQELISAGLGIGLNPAMARRVAAQVPVVWLPVDSPDCRRTITLWWVAGARLPGAARLMRTALTEWDWAPPG; this is translated from the coding sequence GTGGACCTGGGCACGCTGCGGCAGTTCCTGGTGGTGGCCCGGCTGGAGCACCTCAGCCGCGCGGCCGAAGAACTGCGCGTCGCCCAGCCGTCGCTGAGCCGCACGATCGCGCGGCTGGAGGCCGAGCTCGGCACGCCGCTGTTCGACCGGGCGGGCCGGCTCCGGCTGAACGACGCCGGCAAGCTCTTCCGCGGCTACGTCGAGCGCTCGCTGGGGGAGCTCGACGCGGGCCGCCGCGCGGTCGCTGAGACGTCCGGGGAGGGTTACGGAACCGTGCGGCTGGCGTCGGAGTCGTTCCTCACCCTGACCGGTTCGCTCGCGGCGTTCAAGCGGGCCCACCCGGCGGTCGAGGTCGTGCTGCACCAGCTGCCCGCCGACGAGATGGCCCGCGCCTTGCGGGCCAAGGAGATCGACCTCTGCGTTGCGTCGCAACCGATCCTGGCCGACGGGCTGGCCGGGGCCGAGCTGCTCGACGAGCCGGTGTGGGTGGCCACGCCCGTCGGGCACCGGCTGGCCGGGCGCGCCTCAGTCCGCGTCGAAGACCTCGCGGACGAGCCCTTCATCACCGCGCGCCGCGGGCACTGGCACCGCCGGTTGCTCGACCGGCTCTTCGCCGCGCGCGACCTGACCCCGAAGATCGTCTTCGAAGGCGACGAGCCCGGTGCCATCCAGGAACTCATCAGCGCCGGCCTCGGCATCGGCCTCAACCCGGCGATGGCCCGCCGCGTCGCCGCGCAGGTGCCGGTCGTGTGGCTCCCGGTGGACAGCCCGGACTGCCGCCGCACGATCACCTTGTGGTGGGTCGCGGGCGCCCGGCTCCCGGGCGCGGCCCGGTTGATGCGCACGGCGCTGACCGAGTGGGACTGGGCCCCGCCGGGGTGA
- the ligD gene encoding DNA ligase D, with protein MAADDAARAPAWVEPMLAKADGGRLRSGPEWAYEYKLDGYRAAMRIAPAGTTVLTSRNNIDFTAEFAELDGVLAPALEGRAAYLDGEVVVYGEDGRIDFELMQERRGRWVRHQSGPKGREFTDVPVRFLAFDLLRLGDRDLLATPYDERRALLESLPMPDPYRVSVVRAVTFDELAADRRTPADFLAHAASAGYEGVVAKLRSSAYVPGQRPDSWLKHPLIRTQEVVVCGWRPGQRSFTGTLGGLLLGAHDPGTGALVYIGDVGTGFSQAARADLKAQLERLERRTHPFATAPPREDTARARWVEPRLVGEVVYRQFTRAGRVRHTAWRGLRADKDPAGVIAPRAVPQADPAPPPPPPPEPPGQRITVQAGDRRLTLSNLDKVLYPADGFTKGEVINYYSRVAPVLLPHLAGRPVTFIRYPDGVEGEKWFGKNVPNGAPSWLRTARLPSTGSRGSGDTIDYPLLDDLPGLVWAANIAALELHVPQWTVEGTGRGLPDRLVFDLDPGPGTSIVDCCRVAERLHDVLVADGLTPYAKTSGSKGMQLYCGIETGDPAAPSAYAKRLAQRLAKETPETVTAVMAKAQRPGRVFIDWSQNNPAKTTVAPYSLRGRDHPTVSTPVTWDEVRACRHVSHLTFTADDVLDRVGGHGDLLAGLTGERAPLP; from the coding sequence ATGGCGGCAGACGACGCGGCCCGCGCCCCGGCCTGGGTCGAGCCGATGCTCGCCAAGGCCGACGGCGGGCGGCTGCGCAGCGGCCCCGAGTGGGCCTACGAGTACAAACTGGACGGCTACCGCGCGGCGATGCGGATCGCCCCGGCCGGCACCACCGTCCTCACCAGCCGCAACAACATCGACTTCACCGCCGAGTTCGCCGAGCTCGACGGGGTCCTCGCCCCGGCGCTCGAGGGCCGGGCCGCCTACCTGGACGGCGAAGTCGTCGTCTACGGCGAGGACGGCCGGATCGACTTCGAGCTGATGCAGGAACGCCGCGGCCGCTGGGTCCGGCACCAGAGCGGGCCCAAGGGCCGCGAGTTCACCGACGTGCCCGTCCGGTTCCTGGCCTTCGACCTGCTCCGGCTGGGCGACCGCGACCTGCTCGCCACGCCGTACGACGAGCGCCGCGCCCTGCTCGAGAGCCTGCCGATGCCCGACCCGTACCGCGTTTCGGTGGTGCGCGCGGTCACCTTCGACGAGCTCGCCGCCGACCGCCGCACGCCGGCGGATTTCCTCGCCCACGCCGCCTCGGCCGGGTACGAAGGCGTCGTCGCGAAACTGCGCAGCTCCGCCTACGTGCCCGGGCAGCGGCCGGACTCCTGGCTCAAGCACCCGCTGATCCGGACCCAGGAAGTCGTCGTCTGCGGCTGGCGGCCGGGCCAGCGCAGCTTCACCGGCACCCTCGGCGGGCTGCTGCTCGGCGCGCACGACCCCGGGACCGGCGCCCTCGTCTACATCGGCGACGTCGGCACCGGCTTCAGCCAGGCCGCCCGCGCCGACCTGAAGGCGCAGCTCGAACGCCTGGAGCGCCGCACGCACCCGTTCGCGACGGCGCCGCCGCGCGAGGACACCGCCCGCGCCCGGTGGGTCGAGCCGCGCCTGGTCGGCGAGGTCGTCTACCGGCAGTTCACCCGCGCCGGCCGCGTCCGCCACACGGCCTGGCGCGGCCTGCGCGCCGACAAGGACCCCGCCGGCGTCATCGCCCCGCGCGCGGTCCCCCAGGCAGACCCGGCCCCGCCGCCGCCACCCCCACCCGAACCGCCGGGCCAGCGGATCACCGTCCAGGCCGGGGACCGCCGGCTCACGCTGTCCAATTTGGACAAGGTGCTCTACCCCGCGGACGGCTTCACCAAGGGCGAGGTGATCAACTACTACTCCCGCGTCGCGCCGGTGCTGCTGCCGCACCTGGCCGGCCGCCCGGTGACGTTCATCCGCTACCCGGACGGCGTCGAGGGCGAGAAGTGGTTCGGGAAGAACGTCCCGAACGGCGCGCCGTCCTGGCTGCGCACGGCGCGGCTGCCGAGCACCGGCTCGCGCGGCAGCGGCGACACCATCGACTACCCGCTGCTGGACGACCTCCCGGGCCTGGTGTGGGCGGCGAACATCGCCGCGCTCGAACTCCACGTTCCGCAATGGACAGTGGAAGGCACGGGACGGGGACTGCCGGACCGGCTGGTGTTCGACCTCGATCCCGGCCCGGGAACGTCCATCGTGGACTGCTGCCGGGTGGCCGAGCGCCTGCACGACGTCCTGGTCGCCGACGGGCTCACGCCCTACGCGAAAACGTCCGGCTCGAAGGGGATGCAGCTCTACTGCGGTATCGAGACCGGCGACCCGGCGGCCCCGTCCGCCTACGCGAAGCGGCTCGCCCAGCGGCTCGCGAAGGAGACGCCGGAGACGGTGACCGCGGTGATGGCCAAGGCGCAGCGGCCCGGCCGCGTGTTCATCGACTGGAGCCAGAACAACCCGGCCAAGACGACGGTGGCGCCGTATTCCCTGCGCGGGCGCGACCACCCGACGGTCTCCACCCCGGTGACGTGGGACGAGGTCCGCGCGTGCCGGCACGTCAGCCACCTGACGTTCACCGCCGACGACGTCCTCGACCGCGTCGGCGGCCACGGCGACCTCCTCGCCGGGCTGACCGGGGAGCGCGCGCCGCTGCCTTAG
- a CDS encoding FUSC family protein, whose amino-acid sequence MRAAAAVALPGGVVVLSGHADIALFVTFGAFAVLYGEGRPYRVRARVVLTSAAALLLAAALGAVAGRAGGREAAVIVVVTGVGVLAVYAVDALRLGPPGALFFALVCGGATVATEAGADPVAIVGCTALGGLASAVVSMAGVLADRGKPERAAVRRAVAAVEAAAGDPSAEARHAAGSSISAAWNAVHDAGHGAGSELATTLIAAHRRFADAAGGQDEATLPLPRPGVGYRLRRSATLRSHAMVTALRVGVTCAAAGTLSASLGLARPHWAILSALVVLQQGTDRVRANVRGLQRFAGTAVGLGVFAAVSALAPAGLALVATIAVLQFCIELFVPRNYAVAVVFITPVALLAGGAAASGPVGPVLRDRLVETVLGVALAVLAQYLLAPNAHRTTFRWTETRIRAAAQAVLTTEDRTARRDLQFELEGATRAAVDSAHNDVRWTRAHWPAHAALVHLGYDLLAACWAGGVDAGRWARAFRPPA is encoded by the coding sequence TTGCGGGCCGCCGCCGCGGTTGCCCTTCCCGGTGGGGTCGTCGTCCTCAGCGGACACGCGGACATCGCGCTCTTCGTCACCTTCGGCGCCTTCGCCGTCCTCTACGGCGAAGGGCGGCCCTATCGCGTGCGCGCGCGGGTCGTCCTCACCTCCGCTGCCGCGCTGTTGCTCGCCGCCGCGCTCGGTGCCGTCGCCGGGCGTGCCGGTGGCCGCGAAGCCGCCGTCATCGTCGTGGTCACCGGTGTCGGCGTCCTGGCCGTCTACGCCGTCGACGCGCTCCGGCTCGGGCCGCCCGGTGCGCTGTTCTTCGCGCTCGTCTGTGGCGGTGCGACCGTCGCGACGGAGGCCGGCGCCGACCCGGTGGCCATCGTCGGCTGCACCGCCCTGGGCGGCCTCGCGTCGGCGGTCGTTTCGATGGCCGGTGTCCTCGCCGACCGGGGCAAGCCGGAACGCGCGGCCGTCCGGCGAGCCGTCGCCGCCGTCGAAGCCGCGGCCGGTGACCCCAGCGCGGAGGCCCGGCACGCCGCCGGCTCGAGCATTTCCGCGGCGTGGAACGCCGTCCACGACGCCGGGCACGGGGCTGGCTCCGAGCTCGCCACTACGCTGATCGCCGCCCACCGCCGGTTCGCCGACGCCGCCGGCGGGCAGGACGAAGCCACCCTGCCGCTGCCCCGGCCCGGGGTGGGCTACCGGCTGCGCCGGTCGGCGACCCTCCGCTCGCACGCGATGGTGACGGCGCTGCGCGTCGGCGTCACCTGCGCCGCCGCCGGGACCCTGAGCGCGAGCCTGGGCCTCGCGCGCCCGCACTGGGCGATCCTCAGCGCGCTCGTCGTCCTGCAGCAGGGCACCGACCGGGTCCGCGCCAACGTCCGCGGCCTGCAGCGGTTCGCCGGGACCGCCGTCGGCCTCGGGGTGTTCGCCGCCGTGTCCGCGCTTGCGCCCGCTGGGCTCGCGCTGGTCGCCACGATCGCGGTGCTGCAGTTCTGCATCGAGCTGTTCGTGCCGCGCAACTACGCGGTCGCCGTCGTCTTCATCACGCCGGTCGCGCTGCTCGCCGGGGGCGCCGCGGCGAGCGGCCCGGTCGGTCCGGTGCTGCGCGACCGGCTCGTCGAGACCGTGCTCGGCGTCGCGCTCGCCGTCCTCGCGCAGTACCTCCTCGCCCCGAACGCGCACCGCACGACGTTCCGCTGGACCGAAACCCGCATCCGCGCCGCCGCACAGGCCGTGCTGACGACCGAGGACCGGACTGCGCGGCGCGACCTGCAGTTCGAGCTCGAAGGCGCCACCCGCGCCGCGGTCGACTCCGCGCACAACGACGTCCGCTGGACGCGGGCGCACTGGCCGGCCCACGCCGCGCTCGTCCACCTCGGCTACGACCTCCTCGCGGCGTGCTGGGCCGGCGGGGTCGACGCCGGGCGGTGGGCACGCGCGTTCCGGCCACCTGCGTAA
- a CDS encoding TetR/AcrR family transcriptional regulator, with the protein MTSAPVHPKDRLLATASRLFYAEGIHAVGVERLVSEASVTRATFYRHYPTKDDLVAAYLTETSHAIRTAVDAARAGKPPREALAAALSVVGDATCGEDFRGCQFLNAAAEYPDPESLVRKVIDDHRQWFFEVLRDEAAASGHPDPGHAARVLVLLRDGALHGGELDDAETVRATLRRAVADFFPA; encoded by the coding sequence ATGACGTCTGCCCCGGTGCACCCGAAGGACCGGTTGCTCGCGACCGCGTCCCGGCTGTTCTACGCGGAGGGCATCCACGCGGTGGGGGTGGAACGTCTGGTGTCGGAGGCGTCGGTGACGCGGGCGACGTTTTACCGGCACTACCCGACGAAGGACGACCTGGTCGCGGCCTACCTGACGGAGACGAGCCACGCGATCCGCACGGCGGTCGACGCGGCCCGCGCGGGCAAACCCCCACGCGAAGCCCTCGCGGCGGCCCTTTCGGTGGTGGGCGACGCGACGTGCGGCGAGGACTTCCGAGGCTGCCAGTTCCTCAACGCGGCCGCGGAGTACCCGGACCCGGAATCGCTGGTCCGGAAGGTGATCGACGACCACCGGCAGTGGTTCTTCGAAGTCCTCCGAGACGAAGCGGCAGCCTCGGGCCACCCGGACCCGGGCCACGCAGCCCGCGTCTTGGTCCTGCTGCGGGACGGCGCCCTGCACGGCGGCGAACTGGACGACGCGGAGACGGTGCGGGCGACGTTGCGCCGGGCGGTGGCGGACTTCTTCCCCGCCTGA